One region of Macadamia integrifolia cultivar HAES 741 chromosome 11, SCU_Mint_v3, whole genome shotgun sequence genomic DNA includes:
- the LOC122092626 gene encoding NDR1/HIN1-like protein 6, which yields MYNYNQRVYPMDSDNSNMNNGYNNNPTKYVMLSENGGSLRPPPYRRNIPRYNAPKRKGNSCCKCLCCCCCFLFILILFVISIAILFYHYYKPKVPSYKVQGLDVSAFNVAPDFSLYTEFIVNVKAENNNENIGITYGKDSAVTVVYSDSTLCSGKLPAFYQGHKNTTLMKVALKGKSEFGTGLQEAFMENRHTGKIPLVIMVRAPVSVKVGEFPMKQIVVHVNCSLVVDNLAPNKKIGILSSTYNISVSMS from the coding sequence ATGTATAATTATAACCAGAGGGTCTACCCTATGGATTCAGATAATTCAAACATGAACAATGGTTACAACAATAATCCAACAAAATATGTCATGCTTTCGGAGAACGGTGGTAGCCTTCGACCACCGCCATATCGCCGGAATATCCCACGTTACAATGCCCCTAAGAGAAAGGGTAACTCATGTTGCAAATGTCtatgctgctgttgctgcttcCTCTTCATACTCATCCTCTTTGTGATAAGCATTGCCATACTTTTCTATCATTACTACAAACCCAAGGTCCCTTCCTACAAGGTCCAAGGCCTGGACGTCAGTGCCTTCAATGTAGCACCAGACTTCAGCCTCTATACCGAGTTCATCGTCAATGTCAAGGCCGAAAACAACAATGAAAACATCGGCATTACTTACGGTAAGGACAGCGCGGTGACCGTGGTTTACTCAGACTCAACACTTTGTTCTGGTAAGCTCCCAGCATTCTATCAAGGCCATAAGAATACAACCCTGATGAAGGTGGCGTTGAAAGGGAAATCTGAGTTTGGAACTGGGCTTCAGGAAGCTTTCATGGAGAACAGGCATACTGGGAAGATACCTTTGGTCATTATGGTCAGAGCCCCTGTGAGTGTAAAGGTAGGGGAATTTCCAATGAAGCAGATTGTTGTTCATGTTAATTGCTCCTTGGTGGTTGATAACTTGGctccaaacaagaaaattggGATCTTATCAAGTACTTATAATATATCAGTTTCAATGAGTTAG